From Rhinopithecus roxellana isolate Shanxi Qingling chromosome 17, ASM756505v1, whole genome shotgun sequence, one genomic window encodes:
- the NRBP2 gene encoding nuclear receptor-binding protein 2 isoform X3: MAAPEPAPRLAREREREDESEDESDILEESPCGRWQKRREEVNQGNMPGLQSTFLAMDTEEGVEVVWNELRFRDRKAFAAHEEKIQTVFEQLVLVDHPNIVKLHKYWLDTSEACARVIFITEYVSSGSLKQFLKKTKKNHKAMNARAWKRWCTQILSALSFLHACSPPIIHGNLTSDTIFIQHNGLIKIGSVWHRIFSNALPHDLRSPIRAEREELRNLHFFPPEYGEVADGTAVDIFSFGMCALEMAVLEIQANGDTRVTEEAIARARHSLSDPNMREFILCCLARDPARRPSAHSLLFHRVLFEVHSLKLLAAHCFIQHQYLMPENVVEEKTKAMDLHAVLAELPRPRRPPLQWRYSEVSFMELDKFLEDVRNGIYPLMNFAATRPLGLPRVLAPPPEEVQKAKTPTPEPFDSETRKVIQMQCNLESSEDKARWHLTLLLVLEDRLHRQLTYDLLPTDSPQDLASELVHYGFLHEDDRMKLAAFLESTFLKYRGAQA, encoded by the exons ATGGCGGCCCCGGAACCGGCGCCGAGGCTGGCCCGGGAGCGGGAGCGGGAGGACGAGAGCGAGGACGAGAGCGACATCCTGGAGGAGAGCCCCTGTGGTCGCTGGCAAAAGCGGCGGGAGGAG GTAAACCAGGGGAACATGCCAGGGCTTCAGAGCACCTTCCTGGCCATGGACACGGAGGAGGGGGTAGAGGTGGTGTGGAATGAGCTCCGCTTCAGAGACAGGAAGGCCTTCGCGGCGCACGAG gagAAGATCCAGACTGTGTTTGAGCAGCTGGTGTTGGTGGACCACCCCAACATCGTGAAGTTGCACAAGTATTGGCTGGATACCTCCGAGGCCTGCGCGAGG GTCATCTTCATCACAGAGTACGTGTCATCAGGCAGCCTCaagcaattcctcaaaaaaaccAAGAAGAACCACAAGGCCATGAACGCCCGG GCCTGGAAGCGCTGGTGCACGCAGATCCTGTCCGCGCTCAG CTTcctgcacgcctgcagtcccccTATCATTCACGGGAACCTGACCAGCGACACCATCTTCATTCAGCACAACGGTCTCATCAAGATCGGCTCCG TGTGGCACCGAATCTTCTCCAATG CGCTGCCGCATGATCTCCGAAGCCCCATCCGTGCTGAGCGAGAGGAACTTCGGAACCTGCACTTCTTCCCCCCAGAGTACGGCG AGGTGGCCGATGGGACCGCTGTGGACATCTTCTCCTTTGGGATGTGTGCGCTGGAG ATGGCTGTGCTGGAGATCCAGGCCAACGGGGACACCCGGGTCACAGAGGAGGCCATTGCTCGCGCCAGGCACTCACTGAGTGACCCCAACATGCGG GAGTTCATCCTTTGCTGCCTGGCCCGGGACCCTGCCCGCCGGCCCTCTGCCCATAGCCTCCTCTTCCACCGCGTGCTCTTCGAGGTGCACTCGCTGAAGCTTCTAGCAGCCCACTGCTTTATCCAGCACCAGT ACCTCATGCCTGAGAATGTAGTGGAGGAGAAGACCAAGGCCATGGACCTGCACGCGGTCTTGGCGGAGCTTCCCCGGCCCCGCAGGCCCCCGCTGCAGTGGCG GTACTCGGAAGTCTCCTTCATGGAGCTGGACAAATTCCTGGAGGATGTCAG GAATGGGATCTACCCACTGATGAACTTTGCAGCCACTCGGCCCCTGGGGCTGCCCCGTGTGCTAGCCCCACCCCCGGAGGAGGTCCAAAAGGCCAAGACCCCGACGCCAGAGCCCTTTGACTCTGAGACCAGAAAG GTCATCCAGATGCAGTGCAACCTGGAGAGCAGCGAGGACAAGGCGCGCTGGCAT CTCACTTTGCTTCTGGTGCTGGAGGACCGGCTGCACCGGCAGCTGACCTACGACCTGCTCCCAA CGGACAGCCCTCAGGACCTCGCCTCGGAGCTTGTGCACTACGGCTTCCTCCATGAG GACGACCGGATGAAGCTGGCCGCCTTCCTGGAGAGCACCTTCCTGAAGTACCGTGGGGCCCAGGCCTGA
- the NRBP2 gene encoding nuclear receptor-binding protein 2 isoform X2 yields the protein MAAPEPAPRLAREREREDESEDESDILEESPCGRWQKRREEVNQGNMPGLQSTFLAMDTEEGVEVVWNELRFRDRKAFAAHEEKIQTVFEQLVLVDHPNIVKLHKYWLDTSEACARVIFITEYVSSGSLKQFLKKTKKNHKAMNARAWKRWCTQILSALSFLHACSPPIIHGNLTSDTIFIQHNGLIKIGSVWHRIFSNALPHDLRSPIRAEREELRNLHFFPPEYGEVADGTAVDIFSFGMCALELAHCAPGRPGRASPFVQLRGIPAGCTPAKRTSVEAHTGSRPEVPKGSAHSKDKKEFILCCLARDPARRPSAHSLLFHRVLFEVHSLKLLAAHCFIQHQYLMPENVVEEKTKAMDLHAVLAELPRPRRPPLQWRYSEVSFMELDKFLEDVRNGIYPLMNFAATRPLGLPRVLAPPPEEVQKAKTPTPEPFDSETRKVIQMQCNLESSEDKARWHVSGAWEGSAAVGKAGAWQTPKPPADHAPPPPQLTLLLVLEDRLHRQLTYDLLPTDSPQDLASELVHYGFLHEVRWAVQCGLAEGASGAGRAPPSPMPPSFRRTTG from the exons ATGGCGGCCCCGGAACCGGCGCCGAGGCTGGCCCGGGAGCGGGAGCGGGAGGACGAGAGCGAGGACGAGAGCGACATCCTGGAGGAGAGCCCCTGTGGTCGCTGGCAAAAGCGGCGGGAGGAG GTAAACCAGGGGAACATGCCAGGGCTTCAGAGCACCTTCCTGGCCATGGACACGGAGGAGGGGGTAGAGGTGGTGTGGAATGAGCTCCGCTTCAGAGACAGGAAGGCCTTCGCGGCGCACGAG gagAAGATCCAGACTGTGTTTGAGCAGCTGGTGTTGGTGGACCACCCCAACATCGTGAAGTTGCACAAGTATTGGCTGGATACCTCCGAGGCCTGCGCGAGG GTCATCTTCATCACAGAGTACGTGTCATCAGGCAGCCTCaagcaattcctcaaaaaaaccAAGAAGAACCACAAGGCCATGAACGCCCGG GCCTGGAAGCGCTGGTGCACGCAGATCCTGTCCGCGCTCAG CTTcctgcacgcctgcagtcccccTATCATTCACGGGAACCTGACCAGCGACACCATCTTCATTCAGCACAACGGTCTCATCAAGATCGGCTCCG TGTGGCACCGAATCTTCTCCAATG CGCTGCCGCATGATCTCCGAAGCCCCATCCGTGCTGAGCGAGAGGAACTTCGGAACCTGCACTTCTTCCCCCCAGAGTACGGCG AGGTGGCCGATGGGACCGCTGTGGACATCTTCTCCTTTGGGATGTGTGCGCTGGAG ctgGCTCACTGTGCTCCAGGCAGGCCTGGGAGAGCATCACCGTTTGTGCAGCTGAGGGGTATACCAGCTGGCTGCACCCCCGCAAAGAGGACCTCAGTGGAAGCACATACTGGTTCCAGGCCTGAAGTTCCTAAGGGGTCAGCACATTCTAAGGACAAGAAG GAGTTCATCCTTTGCTGCCTGGCCCGGGACCCTGCCCGCCGGCCCTCTGCCCATAGCCTCCTCTTCCACCGCGTGCTCTTCGAGGTGCACTCGCTGAAGCTTCTAGCAGCCCACTGCTTTATCCAGCACCAGT ACCTCATGCCTGAGAATGTAGTGGAGGAGAAGACCAAGGCCATGGACCTGCACGCGGTCTTGGCGGAGCTTCCCCGGCCCCGCAGGCCCCCGCTGCAGTGGCG GTACTCGGAAGTCTCCTTCATGGAGCTGGACAAATTCCTGGAGGATGTCAG GAATGGGATCTACCCACTGATGAACTTTGCAGCCACTCGGCCCCTGGGGCTGCCCCGTGTGCTAGCCCCACCCCCGGAGGAGGTCCAAAAGGCCAAGACCCCGACGCCAGAGCCCTTTGACTCTGAGACCAGAAAG GTCATCCAGATGCAGTGCAACCTGGAGAGCAGCGAGGACAAGGCGCGCTGGCATGTGAGCGGGGCCTGGGAGGGCAGCGCTGCTGTGGGGAAGGCGGGAGCGTGGCAGACCCCCAAACCTCCAGCCGACCACGCCCCGCCGCCTCCCCAGCTCACTTTGCTTCTGGTGCTGGAGGACCGGCTGCACCGGCAGCTGACCTACGACCTGCTCCCAA CGGACAGCCCTCAGGACCTCGCCTCGGAGCTTGTGCACTACGGCTTCCTCCATGAGGTGCGCTGGGCGGTGCAGTGTGGCCTGGCGGAGGGGGCAAGCGGGGCAGGCCGTGCCCCTCCGTCCCCCATGCCTCCCTCCTTCCGCAGGACGACCGGATGA
- the NRBP2 gene encoding nuclear receptor-binding protein 2 isoform X1 — translation MAAPEPAPRLAREREREDESEDESDILEESPCGRWQKRREEVNQGNMPGLQSTFLAMDTEEGVEVVWNELRFRDRKAFAAHEEKIQTVFEQLVLVDHPNIVKLHKYWLDTSEACARVIMGEAPGRQRPQPGGVGMGTNPQLVEILSSHPAGHLHHRVRVIRQPQAIPQKNQEEPQGHERPGMGSGLGQPRGQDWVGAASGTGMVRGCPVASDRDWARMRGGLRRPSRLSCAHPTESCVRRQAWKRWCTQILSALSFLHACSPPIIHGNLTSDTIFIQHNGLIKIGSVWHRIFSNALPHDLRSPIRAEREELRNLHFFPPEYGEVADGTAVDIFSFGMCALEMAVLEIQANGDTRVTEEAIARARHSLSDPNMREFILCCLARDPARRPSAHSLLFHRVLFEVHSLKLLAAHCFIQHQYLMPENVVEEKTKAMDLHAVLAELPRPRRPPLQWRYSEVSFMELDKFLEDVRNGIYPLMNFAATRPLGLPRVLAPPPEEVQKAKTPTPEPFDSETRKVIQMQCNLESSEDKARWHLTLLLVLEDRLHRQLTYDLLPTDSPQDLASELVHYGFLHEDDRMKLAAFLESTFLKYRGAQA, via the exons ATGGCGGCCCCGGAACCGGCGCCGAGGCTGGCCCGGGAGCGGGAGCGGGAGGACGAGAGCGAGGACGAGAGCGACATCCTGGAGGAGAGCCCCTGTGGTCGCTGGCAAAAGCGGCGGGAGGAG GTAAACCAGGGGAACATGCCAGGGCTTCAGAGCACCTTCCTGGCCATGGACACGGAGGAGGGGGTAGAGGTGGTGTGGAATGAGCTCCGCTTCAGAGACAGGAAGGCCTTCGCGGCGCACGAG gagAAGATCCAGACTGTGTTTGAGCAGCTGGTGTTGGTGGACCACCCCAACATCGTGAAGTTGCACAAGTATTGGCTGGATACCTCCGAGGCCTGCGCGAGGGTGATTATGGGCGAGGCCCCGGGCAGGCAGAGGCCACAGCCAGGTGGGGTGGGCATGGGGACGAACCCGCAGCTGGTGGAAATCCTGAGCTCGCACCCTGCAGGTCATCTTCATCACAGAGTACGTGTCATCAGGCAGCCTCaagcaattcctcaaaaaaaccAAGAAGAACCACAAGGCCATGAACGCCCGGGTATGGGGAGCGGGCTGGGGCAGCCACGGGGACAGGACTGGGTTGGGGCAGCCTCGGGGACTGGGATGGTGAGGGGGTGCCCAGTGGCCTCGGACAGGGACTGGGCGAGGATGCGGGGCGGGCTCCGCAGGCCCAGCCGCCTCTCCTGCGCCCACCCAACGGAGTCGTGCGTCCGCCGCCAGGCCTGGAAGCGCTGGTGCACGCAGATCCTGTCCGCGCTCAG CTTcctgcacgcctgcagtcccccTATCATTCACGGGAACCTGACCAGCGACACCATCTTCATTCAGCACAACGGTCTCATCAAGATCGGCTCCG TGTGGCACCGAATCTTCTCCAATG CGCTGCCGCATGATCTCCGAAGCCCCATCCGTGCTGAGCGAGAGGAACTTCGGAACCTGCACTTCTTCCCCCCAGAGTACGGCG AGGTGGCCGATGGGACCGCTGTGGACATCTTCTCCTTTGGGATGTGTGCGCTGGAG ATGGCTGTGCTGGAGATCCAGGCCAACGGGGACACCCGGGTCACAGAGGAGGCCATTGCTCGCGCCAGGCACTCACTGAGTGACCCCAACATGCGG GAGTTCATCCTTTGCTGCCTGGCCCGGGACCCTGCCCGCCGGCCCTCTGCCCATAGCCTCCTCTTCCACCGCGTGCTCTTCGAGGTGCACTCGCTGAAGCTTCTAGCAGCCCACTGCTTTATCCAGCACCAGT ACCTCATGCCTGAGAATGTAGTGGAGGAGAAGACCAAGGCCATGGACCTGCACGCGGTCTTGGCGGAGCTTCCCCGGCCCCGCAGGCCCCCGCTGCAGTGGCG GTACTCGGAAGTCTCCTTCATGGAGCTGGACAAATTCCTGGAGGATGTCAG GAATGGGATCTACCCACTGATGAACTTTGCAGCCACTCGGCCCCTGGGGCTGCCCCGTGTGCTAGCCCCACCCCCGGAGGAGGTCCAAAAGGCCAAGACCCCGACGCCAGAGCCCTTTGACTCTGAGACCAGAAAG GTCATCCAGATGCAGTGCAACCTGGAGAGCAGCGAGGACAAGGCGCGCTGGCAT CTCACTTTGCTTCTGGTGCTGGAGGACCGGCTGCACCGGCAGCTGACCTACGACCTGCTCCCAA CGGACAGCCCTCAGGACCTCGCCTCGGAGCTTGTGCACTACGGCTTCCTCCATGAG GACGACCGGATGAAGCTGGCCGCCTTCCTGGAGAGCACCTTCCTGAAGTACCGTGGGGCCCAGGCCTGA